Proteins encoded in a region of the Candidatus Obscuribacter sp. genome:
- a CDS encoding fatty acid desaturase, with the protein MYETLAVFLFFFCWSGLGITIGYHRLLSHRSFGCPKFVEYFFVLGGYLAYHGSPLWWATMHRAHHRHVDTALDPHSPEFGGITNAYIGWINHKTYPAHIDPLKQSKDLTNDPIYRFLEQGGNWYKGLAVNIILNTLVRVAIWAVFGWQAALATVVSGLLILQIPLLLNVVCHMPKLGYKNYKMADDSVNVWWVALMAFGEGWHNNHHNDPGAAKTGEKWHEFDVSWLTISAMKKLGLVNRINPGRKSKSPVAVKPAEPVVIAVPVAKQVAVPVPIAVGSR; encoded by the coding sequence ATGTACGAAACCCTCGCTGTATTTCTATTCTTCTTTTGCTGGAGTGGTCTAGGTATCACTATCGGTTATCACCGTTTACTTTCGCACCGCTCATTTGGCTGTCCTAAGTTTGTAGAATACTTCTTCGTACTGGGTGGCTATCTGGCATATCACGGCTCACCACTGTGGTGGGCAACAATGCACAGAGCGCACCACCGTCACGTTGATACCGCCCTTGATCCACACTCACCTGAGTTTGGTGGTATCACAAATGCCTACATAGGCTGGATCAACCACAAGACTTATCCTGCACATATTGACCCCCTCAAACAATCAAAAGATCTGACCAACGATCCTATCTACAGATTTTTAGAGCAAGGTGGCAACTGGTACAAAGGTCTTGCTGTCAACATCATTTTAAATACTCTAGTAAGAGTGGCTATCTGGGCTGTATTTGGCTGGCAAGCAGCGCTTGCAACAGTGGTATCAGGTTTGCTTATTTTGCAAATTCCACTTTTGCTCAATGTTGTCTGCCACATGCCAAAGCTAGGCTACAAAAACTACAAGATGGCTGACGATAGCGTCAACGTCTGGTGGGTAGCGCTCATGGCATTTGGCGAAGGCTGGCATAACAATCACCACAACGATCCCGGTGCTGCAAAGACTGGCGAGAAGTGGCACGAATTTGATGTTTCGTGGCTAACTATTAGCGCAATGAAGAAACTTGGTCTGGTCAATCGTATTAATCCTGGTCGCAAATCAAAGTCACCTGTAGCGGTCAAACCAGCTGAGCCTGTTGTTATTGCTGTGCCGGTGGCCAAACAAGTAGCCGTGCCTGTACCAATAGCCGTTGGTAGTAGATAA
- a CDS encoding HAD family phosphatase produces MTTPSSSPLPAPGAKAQSTSANAWLFIDFDNTMMGTEFLAIPTLVDRFNQLYGAKTAHLLTTEEFQEYFGGQARQSLCQNLSKHFGIDVIYEDLYDSREWRMMQALKTTPVQMAAGLIETLRAFRERGLKLAFVSNNPIMRAFAAMRSATNGQGEDLAALFGTAYFEAGDIQKPKPDVYLRALEQVGADVALSYAVEDSVSGVKAAVAAGLKTFGYTGFGNDPIKDQDKLIKAGAHACFSDWRDFLSMI; encoded by the coding sequence ATGACTACGCCATCATCGTCACCTTTACCCGCGCCTGGAGCAAAAGCGCAATCCACATCTGCTAATGCCTGGCTCTTTATTGACTTTGACAATACGATGATGGGCACAGAGTTTTTGGCAATACCGACGCTGGTGGACCGGTTTAATCAGCTCTACGGTGCAAAAACAGCTCATTTGCTCACAACCGAGGAGTTTCAAGAGTACTTTGGTGGACAGGCCAGGCAGTCACTTTGCCAAAACCTGAGCAAACATTTTGGCATTGACGTCATATATGAGGATCTCTATGACAGTCGAGAGTGGCGCATGATGCAAGCTCTCAAAACAACACCAGTGCAAATGGCGGCGGGATTGATTGAGACTCTCAGAGCTTTTAGAGAGCGTGGATTAAAGCTTGCTTTTGTCTCCAACAATCCGATCATGCGTGCCTTTGCCGCCATGCGCAGTGCCACCAATGGTCAGGGTGAAGACCTTGCCGCGCTCTTTGGTACTGCCTACTTTGAGGCTGGTGATATCCAAAAACCCAAGCCCGATGTCTATCTGCGTGCCCTGGAGCAGGTAGGAGCAGATGTGGCTTTGAGCTATGCTGTCGAAGACAGTGTCTCTGGTGTAAAGGCTGCGGTAGCTGCTGGGCTCAAGACTTTTGGTTATACAGGCTTTGGCAATGACCCAATCAAAGATCAAGACAAGCTAATCAAAGCCGGTGCTCATGCCTGCTTTAGCGATTGGCGCGATTTTTTGTCAATGATTTAG